One region of Intestinimonas massiliensis (ex Afouda et al. 2020) genomic DNA includes:
- a CDS encoding MATE family efflux transporter — translation MSPERSVSVEERAAGNPLGYQPIGRLLLNFSIPSVISMLVNSIYNIVDQIFIGQGVGELGNAATTVSFPMVTIMLAFATLIGSGGSAYAALKLGEGKNEEADRTLNNVFVMALGAGVLLLASGLLFLEPILRVFGAGEAVMPYAKDYASILLLGAPFNMMGIALSNMARTDGSPRLSMYGILIGAILNTVLDPIYIFVFHWGVKGAAIATITSQIISAVILLAYFATRSRHMRFRLSAMRPEGSIWGRVVSLGISAGITQAVSVIMQIVMNNSLLYYGSRSEVGAVTAQAAMGIVMKVAMILLAFCIGIGVGAQPILGFNRGARKFHRVKGAYLRAVAAATVAVTLGWLLCQTIPHVILSLFGSASPAFTDFAVRSMRIYLFGIFCAGFQVVSTNYFQATGQPLKASLLSMLRQLLLLIPLLLILPLFWGLDGILYAGPIADLSSGVIVALFILPEMRKLDRQVQEEDARAAASGR, via the coding sequence GTGAGCCCTGAGCGTTCTGTCAGCGTGGAGGAGCGGGCGGCGGGCAATCCGCTGGGCTACCAGCCCATTGGACGGCTGCTGCTCAACTTCTCCATTCCGTCGGTCATTTCCATGCTGGTCAACTCCATCTACAACATCGTGGATCAGATTTTCATCGGCCAGGGAGTCGGGGAGCTGGGCAACGCCGCTACCACGGTGTCCTTTCCCATGGTGACGATCATGCTGGCCTTTGCCACCCTCATTGGCTCCGGCGGCAGCGCCTACGCCGCCCTTAAGCTGGGGGAGGGGAAGAACGAAGAGGCCGACCGCACGCTTAACAACGTCTTTGTCATGGCGCTGGGGGCCGGAGTGCTCCTGCTGGCGTCGGGGCTGCTCTTTTTGGAGCCGATACTCCGGGTGTTCGGCGCGGGAGAGGCCGTGATGCCCTACGCCAAGGACTACGCCTCCATCCTTTTGCTGGGAGCCCCCTTCAATATGATGGGCATCGCCCTGTCCAACATGGCGCGGACCGACGGTAGTCCCAGATTGTCCATGTACGGCATACTGATCGGCGCCATCTTGAACACGGTGCTGGATCCCATCTACATTTTTGTGTTTCACTGGGGGGTCAAGGGCGCCGCCATCGCTACCATCACCTCCCAGATCATCTCTGCGGTGATCCTGCTGGCCTACTTTGCCACCCGCAGCCGGCACATGCGCTTCCGCCTGTCCGCCATGCGCCCGGAAGGGAGCATCTGGGGCCGGGTGGTGTCCTTGGGGATCTCCGCGGGCATTACCCAGGCGGTCTCTGTGATCATGCAGATTGTGATGAACAACTCCCTGCTGTATTACGGCAGCCGCAGTGAGGTAGGCGCGGTGACGGCGCAGGCGGCCATGGGGATCGTGATGAAGGTAGCCATGATTCTGCTGGCCTTCTGCATCGGCATCGGCGTGGGGGCGCAGCCCATTCTGGGATTCAACCGCGGCGCACGAAAGTTTCATCGGGTCAAAGGCGCTTACCTCCGGGCCGTTGCGGCGGCTACGGTGGCGGTAACGCTGGGTTGGCTGCTGTGCCAGACCATCCCCCATGTGATTCTGAGCCTCTTTGGGTCGGCCAGCCCGGCTTTTACGGACTTTGCCGTCCGCAGCATGCGCATTTATCTGTTCGGCATCTTCTGCGCGGGATTTCAGGTGGTATCCACCAACTATTTTCAGGCTACCGGCCAGCCCCTGAAGGCGTCGCTGCTGTCCATGCTGCGGCAGCTTCTTCTGCTGATTCCGCTGCTGCTGATCCTGCCCCTTTTCTGGGGACTGGACGGCATCCTCTATGCAGGTCCCATTGCGGATCTTTCCTCCGGCGTGATCGTAGCCCTCTTTATCCTCCCGGAAATGCGAAAGCTGGACCGGCAGGTGCAGGAGGAGGACGCACGGGCCGCAGCTTCCGGGCGGTAG
- a CDS encoding cell wall hydrolase → MKWRTGCLMLCLMVVLPLGSKALAAEAATDEKVTNLSTQVVLDDVQAAEIGREHAASLPSGPLYLVDGELVGDENLTVYHETTYVSLPEFVLALQPDASVCWDGSQVVVQASGLTMTAKPGNCYIEANGRALHVPDGVLSLNSSTLVPIRTAAQAMGASVDWDQENSMISVHSGTGAITPAESYYDSDDLYWLSHIINAESGGEPLEGKLAVGTVILNRVSSPRFQNTIYGVVFAPNQFTPASTGAIYREPNAESVLAAKLCLEGVRVGGESLYFVNPTRAPNSWAARNRPYVTTIGHHSFYA, encoded by the coding sequence ATGAAGTGGCGCACAGGATGTCTCATGCTTTGCCTGATGGTGGTGCTCCCCCTGGGAAGCAAGGCGCTGGCGGCGGAGGCCGCTACCGACGAAAAAGTGACGAATCTCTCCACACAGGTTGTCTTGGATGACGTCCAGGCGGCGGAAATCGGCAGGGAACACGCAGCTTCTCTGCCCAGCGGCCCCCTGTATTTGGTGGACGGCGAGCTGGTAGGCGACGAGAACCTGACCGTCTATCATGAGACCACCTATGTCTCTCTTCCGGAGTTCGTTCTGGCTCTGCAGCCGGACGCCTCGGTGTGCTGGGACGGCAGCCAGGTGGTAGTCCAGGCCAGCGGCCTGACCATGACGGCCAAGCCGGGCAACTGCTATATTGAGGCCAACGGCCGCGCACTGCATGTACCTGACGGCGTACTTTCCTTGAACAGCAGTACGCTGGTGCCGATTCGGACGGCGGCGCAGGCCATGGGGGCCTCGGTGGACTGGGACCAGGAGAACAGCATGATCTCGGTCCACAGCGGCACGGGCGCGATCACGCCGGCCGAGAGTTATTACGACAGCGACGACCTCTACTGGCTGTCTCACATCATCAACGCCGAAAGCGGCGGGGAGCCTCTGGAGGGGAAGCTGGCCGTGGGGACGGTGATCCTGAATCGGGTGTCCAGTCCCAGATTCCAGAATACCATCTATGGCGTGGTGTTTGCTCCGAACCAGTTTACGCCGGCCAGTACTGGGGCTATCTACCGGGAGCCGAACGCGGAAAGCGTCCTGGCCGCGAAGCTCTGCCTGGAGGGAGTCCGGGTGGGAGGCGAGAGCCTTTATTTTGTGAATCCGACCCGTGCGCCCAACAGTTGGGCGGCCCGGAACCGGCCTTATGTCACCACCATCGGCCACCACAGTTTCTATGCCTGA